One region of Caldimonas thermodepolymerans genomic DNA includes:
- a CDS encoding transposase family protein: MNASTTPAPGALPIIVETVHERGRSLRIAGRAEDCAPSCGHCGPGTRMVRHGLFTRQVRDLPQDGRPTWLAVRVTRWRCARCGHTAMPALTGIPGRRRMTQRLMAWLVDAAATRCAAQLARETGLDEKTVREVLGTARRPAAGA, from the coding sequence ATGAACGCCTCGACGACGCCCGCGCCCGGCGCGCTGCCGATCATCGTCGAGACGGTGCACGAGCGCGGCCGGTCGCTGCGCATCGCCGGGCGCGCCGAGGACTGCGCGCCGTCCTGCGGACACTGCGGCCCCGGCACGCGCATGGTGCGCCACGGCCTGTTCACGCGCCAGGTGCGCGACCTGCCGCAGGACGGCCGCCCGACCTGGCTGGCGGTGCGCGTCACGCGCTGGCGCTGCGCGCGCTGCGGGCACACGGCGATGCCCGCCCTGACCGGCATCCCGGGCCGCCGCCGCATGACGCAGCGGCTGATGGCCTGGCTGGTCGACGCCGCTGCAACGCGTTGCGCCGCACAGCTGGCGCGCGAGACCGGGTTGGACGAGAAGACGGTGCGCGAGGTGCTGGGCACGGCCCGGCGCCCCGCCGCGGGCGCCTGA
- a CDS encoding zinc ribbon domain-containing protein: MSFQFPSNAAHSLMHIGDALRNRAALLTLLCSCVGAAVLSGIGVASGVPVLAALFMLAGYVVLLLGAVTAGRQFMDQAQGRPVSATLPAFQASPLVVLRMLGLLLILGAVGLAWALVAGLLLYLCRIPGLGGLLLIVVMPVLTFSGVIVFLGIYVTWCLSAPALFEGHTLKRALAQLWAVISQRPLEAFLQLLLLCLVVGLVVTLLGGFIGMAFFTTVGMATGILGEVPMGMGMRDMMGDYGQLMSGGRVYGMFIGSGIVWAVVGVVFGALMLYGLCLTYLKLTDGLNVEAAEAAFESALARTREKAQQAAEEARRRAQELQEAARQRAEQARQAGDASSSAAAGTGASEAQAPAAAPAEPAAQDRTVIVSAPPAAADTAAPAGTAPTDTPLAAPACPVCHAPVAADDVFCGGCGHKLKG; the protein is encoded by the coding sequence ATGTCATTCCAATTCCCCTCGAACGCGGCGCACAGCCTGATGCACATCGGCGACGCCTTGCGCAACCGTGCCGCGCTGCTGACGCTGCTGTGCTCCTGCGTCGGCGCGGCGGTGCTGTCGGGCATCGGCGTCGCGTCCGGCGTGCCGGTGCTGGCCGCGCTGTTCATGCTGGCCGGCTACGTGGTGCTGCTGCTCGGCGCCGTGACCGCCGGGCGCCAGTTCATGGACCAGGCGCAGGGCCGGCCGGTGTCGGCCACGCTGCCGGCCTTCCAGGCCAGCCCGCTGGTGGTGCTGCGCATGCTGGGGCTGCTGCTGATCCTGGGCGCGGTGGGGCTGGCCTGGGCCCTCGTCGCCGGCTTGCTGCTCTACCTGTGCCGCATCCCCGGCCTGGGCGGCCTGCTGCTGATCGTCGTGATGCCCGTGCTCACCTTCAGCGGCGTGATCGTCTTCCTGGGCATCTACGTGACGTGGTGCCTGTCGGCGCCGGCGCTGTTCGAAGGGCACACGCTCAAGCGCGCCCTGGCGCAGCTGTGGGCGGTGATCTCGCAGCGCCCGCTCGAGGCCTTCCTGCAACTGCTGCTGCTGTGCCTCGTCGTCGGCCTGGTCGTGACGCTGCTGGGCGGCTTCATCGGCATGGCCTTCTTCACCACCGTGGGGATGGCCACGGGCATCCTGGGCGAGGTGCCGATGGGCATGGGGATGAGGGACATGATGGGCGACTACGGCCAGCTGATGTCCGGCGGGCGGGTGTACGGCATGTTCATCGGCAGCGGCATCGTCTGGGCCGTGGTCGGCGTGGTGTTCGGGGCGCTGATGCTGTACGGCCTGTGCCTGACCTACCTGAAGCTCACCGACGGGCTGAACGTCGAGGCGGCCGAGGCTGCGTTCGAGTCGGCACTGGCGCGCACCCGCGAGAAGGCGCAGCAGGCGGCCGAGGAAGCGCGCCGCCGTGCCCAGGAGCTGCAGGAAGCCGCGCGGCAGCGTGCCGAGCAGGCCCGCCAGGCCGGCGACGCCTCGTCGTCGGCGGCGGCCGGCACGGGGGCGTCCGAGGCGCAGGCGCCGGCGGCCGCACCGGCCGAGCCGGCTGCGCAGGACCGCACGGTCATCGTCAGCGCGCCGCCGGCCGCGGCCGACACCGCGGCGCCGGCCGGGACGGCGCCCACCGACACCCCGCTGGCCGCACCGGCCTGCCCGGTGTGCCACGCACCGGTGGCGGCGGACGACGTGTTCTGCGGCGGCTGCGGCCACAAGCTCAAGGGCTGA
- a CDS encoding primosomal protein N': MPTVAVVVDTPQHSTVRGPLSYAADEALPAGALVQVPLGRRTVCGIVWPAGAEEEPGVELKPVAGVLRSLPPLPASWCRLVEFAAGYYQRSVGEVAHAALPAELRKLDDAQLAQRLKKLAKLAPAGGPAPQLPELTEEQVRALEALAQGGAPTALLHGSTGSGKTEVYLRAVAQALQAGRQALVLVPEINLTPQLEARFAERFPDRLIVSLHSGLTPAQRLRHWLAAHLGRADIVLGTRMAVFASLPRLGLVVVDEEHDPSYKSQEGARYSARDLAVYRGKLEGATVLLGSATPSLESWYQAQRGRYLKLSMPTRIGGGALPRVRLVDMNHVPKEAAFSHALSPPLMEALQQRLARGEQSLVLLNRRGYAPVLQCLECAWKSGCPHCSAWRVFHRSDRTLRCHHCGYTERVPRACPECGNPDIQPLGRGTERLEEQLAVSLPGARVARIDADTTRLKGTLESQLASVHAGEVDVLVGTQMVAKGHDFRRVTLVAAVNPDAALFSSDFRAGERLFALLMQAAGRAGRDAAQAGRSEMLIQTWHPTHPLYAALRAHDYEAFAAETLGEREMAGLPPHAHLALLRAEARTQEAAQAWLQDAARVADELGAAAAGVTLYPPVPMSIARVANVERAQMLLEAASRPALQRLLSAWLPELHGLRGAHKGLLRWAIDVDPLAI; the protein is encoded by the coding sequence ATGCCGACCGTTGCCGTCGTCGTCGACACCCCCCAGCACAGCACGGTGCGCGGGCCGCTGAGCTACGCGGCCGACGAGGCGCTGCCGGCCGGCGCGCTGGTGCAGGTGCCGCTGGGCCGGCGCACGGTGTGCGGCATCGTCTGGCCGGCCGGCGCGGAGGAGGAGCCCGGCGTCGAGCTCAAGCCCGTGGCCGGCGTGCTGCGCTCGCTGCCGCCGCTGCCGGCGTCCTGGTGCCGCCTGGTCGAGTTCGCCGCCGGCTACTACCAGCGCAGCGTCGGCGAGGTGGCGCACGCCGCGCTGCCGGCCGAGCTGCGCAAGCTCGACGACGCGCAGCTGGCGCAGCGCCTGAAGAAGCTGGCCAAGCTGGCCCCGGCCGGCGGGCCGGCGCCGCAGCTGCCTGAACTCACCGAGGAGCAGGTGCGCGCGCTGGAGGCGCTGGCGCAGGGCGGGGCGCCGACCGCGCTGCTGCATGGCAGCACCGGCAGCGGCAAGACCGAGGTCTACCTGCGCGCGGTCGCGCAGGCGCTGCAGGCCGGGCGCCAGGCGCTGGTGCTGGTGCCCGAGATCAACCTGACGCCGCAGCTGGAGGCGCGCTTTGCCGAGCGCTTCCCGGACCGCCTGATCGTCTCGCTGCACAGCGGCCTGACGCCGGCGCAGCGACTGCGCCACTGGCTGGCCGCGCACCTGGGGCGCGCCGACATCGTGCTGGGCACCCGCATGGCGGTGTTCGCCTCGCTGCCGCGGCTGGGGCTGGTGGTGGTCGACGAGGAGCACGACCCGTCCTACAAGAGCCAGGAAGGCGCGCGCTACTCGGCGCGTGACCTGGCCGTCTACCGCGGCAAGCTCGAAGGTGCCACGGTGCTGCTCGGCTCGGCCACGCCCTCGCTGGAGAGCTGGTACCAGGCCCAGCGCGGGCGCTACCTGAAGCTGTCGATGCCCACGCGCATCGGCGGCGGCGCGCTGCCGCGCGTGCGGCTGGTCGACATGAACCACGTGCCCAAGGAGGCCGCGTTCAGCCATGCGCTGTCGCCGCCGCTGATGGAGGCACTGCAGCAGCGCCTGGCGCGCGGCGAGCAGAGCCTGGTGCTGCTCAACCGGCGCGGCTATGCGCCGGTGCTGCAGTGCCTGGAATGCGCCTGGAAGAGCGGCTGCCCGCACTGCAGCGCCTGGCGGGTGTTCCACCGCAGCGACCGCACGCTGCGCTGCCACCACTGCGGCTACACCGAGCGCGTGCCGCGCGCCTGCCCGGAATGCGGCAACCCGGACATCCAGCCGCTGGGCCGCGGCACCGAGCGGCTGGAGGAGCAGCTCGCGGTCAGCCTGCCCGGTGCGCGGGTGGCGCGCATCGACGCCGACACCACGCGGCTCAAGGGCACGCTGGAGAGCCAGCTCGCCAGCGTGCATGCCGGCGAGGTCGACGTGCTGGTCGGCACGCAGATGGTGGCCAAGGGGCACGACTTCCGGCGCGTCACGCTGGTCGCCGCGGTCAACCCGGACGCCGCGCTGTTCAGCAGCGACTTCCGTGCCGGCGAGCGCCTGTTCGCGCTGCTGATGCAGGCCGCGGGCCGTGCCGGGCGCGACGCGGCCCAGGCCGGGCGCAGCGAGATGCTGATCCAGACCTGGCACCCGACCCACCCGCTGTATGCGGCGCTGCGCGCGCACGACTACGAGGCCTTCGCCGCCGAGACCCTGGGCGAGCGCGAGATGGCGGGCCTGCCGCCGCATGCGCACCTGGCGCTGCTGCGCGCCGAGGCGCGCACCCAGGAGGCGGCGCAGGCCTGGCTGCAGGACGCGGCCCGGGTGGCCGACGAGCTCGGCGCGGCCGCGGCCGGGGTCACGCTGTATCCGCCGGTGCCGATGAGCATCGCGCGCGTGGCCAACGTCGAGCGCGCGCAGATGCTGCTCGAGGCGGCGTCGCGCCCGGCCTTGCAGCGCCTGCTGTCGGCCTGGCTGCCCGAGCTGCATGGGCTGCGCGGCGCGCACAAGGGCCTGCTGCGCTGGGCGATCGACGTCGATCCGCTGGCGATCTGA
- the hemE gene encoding uroporphyrinogen decarboxylase: MFAPLQNDTFLRALLRQPTEYTPVWLMRQAGRYLPEYNATRARAGSFMGLATNPDFATEVTLQPLERYALDAAILFSDILTVPDAMGLGLSFAAGEGPRFAHPVRDEQAVAQLAVPDMAKLQYVFDAVTSIRRALGGRVPLIGFSGSPWTLACYMVEGGSSSDYRLVKTMLYQRPDLMHRILQVNADAVAAYLNAQIDAGAQAVMIFDSWGGVLADGAFQTFSLAYTQRVLQQLKKEHAGQRIPRIVFTKGGGPWLEAIAAIDTDAVGVDWTVNLGQARARVGHRVALQGNLDPAVLFASPEQIRAEVERTLDSFGAPANPDGSHAGHVFNLGHGINQFTPPEHVAVLVDAVHEHSRRIRAR, from the coding sequence ATGTTTGCCCCGCTCCAGAACGACACTTTCCTGCGCGCGCTGCTGCGCCAGCCGACCGAGTACACGCCGGTGTGGCTGATGCGGCAGGCCGGCCGCTACCTCCCCGAATACAACGCCACCCGGGCCCGCGCGGGCAGCTTCATGGGGCTGGCGACGAATCCGGACTTCGCCACCGAGGTCACGCTGCAGCCGCTGGAGCGCTACGCGCTGGATGCGGCCATCCTGTTCAGCGACATCCTCACGGTGCCCGACGCGATGGGCCTGGGGCTGAGCTTCGCGGCCGGCGAAGGCCCGCGCTTCGCGCACCCGGTGCGCGACGAGCAGGCGGTGGCGCAGCTGGCCGTGCCCGACATGGCGAAGCTGCAGTACGTGTTCGACGCGGTGACCAGCATCCGCCGCGCGCTCGGCGGCCGGGTGCCGCTGATCGGCTTCTCGGGCAGTCCCTGGACGCTGGCCTGCTACATGGTCGAAGGCGGCAGCTCGAGCGACTACCGCCTGGTCAAGACCATGTTGTACCAGCGGCCCGACCTGATGCACCGCATCCTCCAGGTCAACGCCGACGCGGTGGCGGCCTACCTGAACGCCCAGATCGACGCCGGCGCCCAGGCGGTGATGATCTTCGACTCCTGGGGCGGCGTGCTGGCCGATGGCGCGTTCCAGACCTTCAGCCTGGCCTACACCCAGCGGGTGCTGCAGCAGCTGAAGAAGGAACATGCCGGCCAGCGCATCCCGCGCATCGTGTTCACCAAGGGCGGCGGGCCGTGGCTGGAGGCGATTGCCGCGATCGACACCGACGCGGTGGGGGTGGACTGGACCGTCAACCTCGGCCAGGCGCGCGCGCGCGTCGGCCACCGGGTGGCGCTGCAGGGCAACCTGGACCCGGCGGTGCTGTTCGCCTCGCCGGAGCAGATCCGCGCCGAGGTGGAGCGCACGCTGGACAGCTTCGGCGCGCCCGCCAACCCCGACGGCAGCCACGCGGGCCACGTGTTCAACCTGGGGCACGGGATCAACCAGTTCACCCCGCCGGAGCACGTCGCGGTGCTGGTCGACGCGGTGCACGAGCACTCGCGCCGGATCCGGGCCCGGTGA
- the creB gene encoding two-component system response regulator CreB, translated as MLPAKPRILIVEDEPGIADTLSYALRTDGFEPLWCATGAAALEQLQQPPLPALMLLDVGLPDHNGFEIFKRVRAQWDLPIVFLTARSDEIDRVVGLELGADDYVAKPFSPRELVARVRTILRRAGRQEQPRAPDAPPPPFQVDEGRRQIRYYGHALELSRYEYGLLKTLVARPGHVYTRDALLELVWDDPGESLDRTVDAHVKTLRAKLRAVAPHLDPIRTHRGAGYALAEDLPATLAP; from the coding sequence ATGCTGCCCGCCAAACCCCGCATCCTGATCGTCGAGGACGAGCCTGGCATCGCCGACACGCTGTCCTACGCGCTGCGCACCGACGGTTTCGAGCCGCTGTGGTGCGCCACCGGCGCTGCCGCGCTGGAGCAGCTGCAGCAGCCGCCGCTGCCGGCGCTGATGCTGCTGGACGTCGGCCTGCCGGACCACAACGGCTTCGAGATCTTCAAGCGCGTGCGCGCGCAGTGGGACCTGCCCATCGTCTTCCTGACCGCACGCAGCGACGAGATCGACCGCGTGGTGGGCCTGGAGCTGGGCGCCGACGACTACGTGGCCAAGCCGTTCTCGCCGCGCGAGCTGGTCGCGCGGGTGCGCACCATCCTGCGCCGCGCCGGCCGCCAGGAACAGCCGCGCGCCCCGGATGCGCCGCCCCCGCCGTTCCAGGTCGACGAGGGGCGCCGGCAGATCCGCTACTACGGCCATGCGCTCGAGCTGTCGCGCTACGAGTACGGGCTGCTCAAGACGCTGGTGGCGCGCCCCGGCCATGTCTACACGCGCGACGCGCTGCTCGAGCTGGTCTGGGACGACCCCGGCGAGAGCCTGGACCGCACCGTCGACGCGCACGTGAAGACGCTGCGCGCCAAGCTGCGCGCGGTCGCCCCGCACCTGGACCCGATACGCACCCACCGCGGCGCCGGCTACGCGCTGGCCGAGGACCTGCCGGCGACGCTGGCCCCGTGA
- the creC gene encoding two-component system sensor histidine kinase CreC, which translates to MSKRNRIFIGILLVYVLGVGMLMLRLLEDIDPRYRESAEESLVETAHLLATLVEQSEQDGTLDVSGLAPLFRELQARRFEASIYGFLKTRVELRAYVTDRTGRVIYDSTGRHENANFLHLRDVKLTLEGRYGARTTPDVPRDPRTAVMYVAAPIRLHDEIVGVVTVGKPVQSLGQFIEAARRKTILVGATSVAAVLVLAVILSVWLVRPFGLIADYARYVRAQRGFHPLRLARRAAGMLRAAYDEMRDALAGRSYVADYVQTLTHEVKSPLSAIRGASELLQEPMPEADRQRFLANITRETQRVQELVDRMLELASLETRRRLDQVAPVALKPLLEEIAASAQAAAAPRQVTVELDGTLPHAVVEGDAFLLRRAITNLVDNAIDFSSPGQVVRLALRPGRRQVDVVVTDQGPGIPAYAEGRVFEKFYSLARPHGRKKSTGLGLAFVKEVAELHDGRASLHNAPEGGAVATLSLPLAR; encoded by the coding sequence GTGAGCAAGCGCAATCGCATCTTCATCGGCATCCTGCTCGTCTACGTGCTGGGCGTCGGCATGCTGATGCTGCGCCTGCTGGAGGACATCGACCCGCGCTACCGCGAGTCGGCCGAGGAATCGCTGGTCGAGACCGCCCACCTGCTCGCCACGCTCGTCGAGCAGTCCGAGCAGGACGGCACGCTGGACGTCTCCGGGCTGGCACCGCTGTTCCGCGAGCTGCAGGCCAGGCGCTTCGAGGCCAGCATCTACGGGTTCCTCAAGACCCGCGTCGAGCTGCGCGCCTACGTGACCGACCGCACCGGGCGCGTGATCTACGACTCGACCGGCCGGCACGAGAACGCCAACTTCCTGCACCTGCGCGACGTGAAGCTGACGCTGGAAGGCCGCTACGGCGCGCGCACCACGCCGGACGTGCCCCGCGACCCGCGCACCGCGGTGATGTACGTGGCCGCGCCGATCCGACTGCACGACGAGATCGTCGGCGTGGTCACGGTCGGCAAGCCGGTGCAGAGCCTGGGCCAGTTCATCGAGGCGGCGCGCCGCAAGACCATCCTCGTGGGCGCGACCTCGGTGGCCGCGGTGCTGGTGCTGGCGGTGATCCTGTCGGTGTGGCTGGTGCGCCCGTTCGGGCTGATCGCCGACTACGCGCGCTACGTGCGCGCCCAGCGCGGCTTCCACCCGCTGCGGCTGGCGCGGCGCGCGGCCGGCATGCTGCGCGCCGCCTACGACGAGATGCGCGACGCGCTGGCCGGGCGCAGCTACGTGGCCGACTACGTGCAGACGCTCACCCACGAGGTCAAGAGCCCGCTGTCGGCGATCCGCGGTGCCTCCGAGCTGCTGCAGGAGCCGATGCCCGAGGCCGACCGCCAGCGCTTCCTCGCCAACATCACGCGCGAGACGCAGCGCGTCCAGGAGCTGGTCGACCGCATGCTCGAGCTCGCCTCGCTGGAGACGCGGCGCCGGCTCGACCAGGTCGCGCCGGTGGCCCTCAAGCCGCTGCTCGAGGAGATCGCGGCCAGCGCGCAGGCCGCCGCCGCCCCGCGCCAGGTGACGGTCGAGCTCGACGGCACGCTGCCGCACGCCGTCGTCGAAGGCGACGCCTTCCTGCTGCGCCGCGCGATCACCAACCTGGTCGACAACGCGATCGACTTCTCCTCGCCCGGGCAGGTGGTGCGGCTCGCGCTGCGCCCGGGGCGCCGCCAGGTGGACGTGGTCGTCACCGACCAGGGCCCGGGCATCCCCGCCTACGCCGAGGGCCGCGTGTTCGAGAAGTTCTATTCGCTGGCGCGCCCACACGGCCGCAAGAAGAGCACCGGGCTGGGCCTGGCCTTCGTCAAGGAAGTGGCCGAGCTGCACGACGGCCGCGCCAGCCTGCACAACGCACCGGAAGGCGGCGCGGTGGCCACGCTGTCGCTGCCGCTCGCGCGCTGA
- a CDS encoding biosynthetic peptidoglycan transglycosylase encodes MTATRTRRWLLRIGAMLLTLVGLTVAAAALLLRAWQAGPDDWAVTVRLGPVERALSVPALVRAATHPVGMWLLDGRRWRTRFGELSWQRYADGHTLYGRCEPCTLHLPALGDTPVALERVAWTLRREGQNRFHGTVGLGQGDRMIRGTWRGELSDAALAVQLHLQQAPIAQYYALFGPGIPELQRARIDGRAIVQLRARLPDGTVQLSTQVDGFEVAGLGTEALRTATPASHCTRPQPAGDPGPWLPQAVIAAEDQRFHEHRGYDPVEMAAAWRRNQRDGAPTRGASTLTQQLAKLAYTGSDRSHVRKLRELLYAVEMERTLGKARILELYLSLAPWGEGTCGAEAAARHLLGKPARQLTPLEAAWLASLLRSPDAQLARWRAAGEVDRAALARIVGGMRGLTSAQRRPLKDRLAHWQPAAPAASGTPAGM; translated from the coding sequence ATGACGGCGACACGCACGCGACGCTGGCTGCTTCGCATCGGCGCGATGCTGCTGACGCTGGTCGGGCTCACGGTCGCCGCTGCCGCGCTGCTGCTGCGTGCCTGGCAGGCCGGGCCCGACGACTGGGCGGTGACGGTGCGCCTCGGCCCCGTCGAGCGCGCGCTCAGCGTGCCGGCACTGGTCCGCGCGGCCACCCACCCGGTCGGCATGTGGCTGCTCGACGGGCGCCGCTGGCGGACGCGGTTCGGCGAGCTGAGCTGGCAGCGCTACGCCGACGGGCACACCCTCTACGGGCGCTGCGAGCCCTGCACGCTGCACCTGCCGGCGCTGGGCGACACGCCGGTGGCGCTGGAGCGGGTGGCCTGGACGCTGCGCCGCGAGGGCCAGAACCGGTTCCACGGCACGGTGGGCCTGGGCCAGGGCGACCGGATGATCCGCGGCACCTGGCGCGGCGAGCTGTCCGACGCGGCGCTGGCGGTGCAGCTGCACCTGCAGCAGGCGCCAATCGCGCAGTACTACGCGCTGTTCGGCCCCGGCATCCCGGAGCTGCAGCGCGCGCGCATCGACGGCCGCGCGATCGTGCAGCTGCGCGCGCGGCTGCCGGACGGCACGGTGCAGCTATCCACGCAGGTCGACGGCTTCGAGGTCGCCGGGCTGGGCACCGAGGCCCTGCGCACCGCCACCCCGGCATCGCACTGCACCCGCCCCCAACCCGCCGGCGACCCCGGCCCCTGGCTGCCGCAGGCGGTGATCGCCGCCGAGGACCAGCGCTTCCACGAACATCGCGGCTACGACCCGGTCGAGATGGCGGCCGCCTGGCGGCGCAACCAGCGCGACGGCGCACCGACGCGCGGGGCCAGCACGCTGACGCAGCAGCTGGCCAAGCTGGCCTACACCGGCAGCGACCGCAGCCACGTGCGCAAGCTGCGCGAGCTGCTCTACGCGGTCGAGATGGAGCGCACGCTCGGCAAGGCGCGCATCCTGGAGCTGTACCTGTCGCTCGCCCCCTGGGGCGAGGGCACCTGCGGCGCCGAGGCGGCAGCACGCCACCTGCTCGGCAAGCCGGCGCGGCAGCTCACGCCGCTGGAAGCCGCGTGGCTCGCGAGCCTGCTGCGCAGCCCCGATGCGCAGCTGGCGCGCTGGCGTGCCGCAGGCGAGGTCGACCGTGCCGCGCTCGCCCGGATCGTGGGCGGCATGCGCGGGCTGACGTCCGCGCAGCGACGCCCGCTGAAGGACCGCCTGGCGCACTGGCAGCCGGCGGCGCCGGCCGCCTCCGGCACCCCGGCCGGGATGTAG
- a CDS encoding LemA family protein produces the protein MSVQRMTRWLVTLGLVLGLTGCGYNEFQRLDEQVNASWSEVLNQYQRRADLIPNIVATVKGEANFEQETLTRVIEARAKATSIQVTPETLQNPEAFNRFQQAQGELSSALSRLMAVSEAYPNLKANQAFQDLRVQLEGTENRITVARNNYIKAVQQYNTLARSFPTNLTAMVFSYQPKPNFSVANEAAISVPPTVDFGPSR, from the coding sequence ATGAGCGTGCAACGCATGACCCGCTGGCTGGTGACCCTGGGCTTGGTTCTGGGGCTGACCGGCTGCGGCTACAACGAGTTCCAGCGCCTGGACGAGCAGGTCAACGCGTCCTGGTCCGAAGTGCTCAACCAGTACCAGCGCCGGGCCGACCTGATCCCCAACATCGTCGCCACCGTCAAGGGCGAGGCCAACTTCGAGCAGGAGACGCTCACGCGCGTGATCGAGGCGCGCGCCAAGGCCACCTCGATCCAGGTCACGCCGGAAACCCTGCAGAACCCGGAAGCCTTCAACCGCTTCCAGCAGGCCCAGGGCGAGCTGTCGAGCGCGCTGTCGCGGCTGATGGCGGTCAGCGAGGCCTACCCCAACCTGAAGGCCAACCAGGCCTTCCAGGACCTGCGCGTGCAGCTGGAAGGCACGGAAAACCGCATCACGGTGGCGCGCAACAACTACATCAAGGCGGTGCAGCAGTACAACACCCTGGCGCGCAGCTTCCCGACCAACCTGACCGCGATGGTGTTCAGCTACCAGCCCAAGCCCAACTTCAGCGTGGCCAACGAGGCGGCGATCTCCGTGCCCCCGACGGTGGACTTCGGCCCCTCCCGCTGA
- a CDS encoding TPM domain-containing protein, producing MKGVLRALWGRLLPALGLALWLGTAGAQDVLPVPELTARVIDQTGTLSQADRARLEAQLEAVETTHGSQIVVLMVPTTQPEDIAAYAWRVADTWKIGRKEVGDGVLLVIAKNDRRIRIEVARALEGAIPDLAARRIIDRAMTPAFRRDDFAGGISAAIDQLAALIAGEGLPEPGKRGARGDDGIQVEDLVVLLFVGTPIIGTMLTGIFGRRLGAVATGGALGALGWFSTASLAFGLVTAVLVVILVLVLGIGVRPRPGQGLGTRHRTPIIWGGGGGGGFGGGFGGGGGGFSSGGGGGFGGGGASGGW from the coding sequence ATGAAGGGCGTGCTGCGGGCCCTGTGGGGCCGCCTGCTGCCGGCGCTCGGGCTGGCGCTGTGGCTGGGCACGGCCGGCGCGCAGGACGTGCTGCCGGTGCCCGAGCTGACCGCGCGCGTGATCGACCAGACCGGCACGCTGTCGCAGGCCGACCGCGCCCGGCTGGAAGCGCAGCTGGAGGCGGTCGAGACCACCCACGGCAGCCAGATCGTCGTGCTGATGGTGCCCACCACCCAGCCCGAGGACATCGCCGCCTACGCCTGGCGCGTGGCCGACACCTGGAAGATCGGCCGCAAGGAGGTCGGCGACGGCGTGCTGCTGGTGATCGCCAAGAACGACCGGCGCATCCGCATCGAGGTGGCGCGCGCGCTCGAAGGCGCGATCCCCGACCTGGCGGCGCGGCGCATCATCGACCGCGCGATGACGCCCGCGTTCCGGCGCGACGACTTCGCCGGCGGCATCTCCGCCGCGATCGACCAGCTCGCCGCGCTGATCGCGGGCGAAGGCCTGCCCGAGCCCGGCAAGCGTGGCGCGCGCGGCGACGACGGCATCCAGGTCGAGGACCTGGTGGTGCTGCTGTTCGTCGGCACCCCGATCATCGGCACGATGCTGACCGGCATCTTCGGCCGGCGCCTGGGCGCGGTCGCCACCGGCGGAGCGCTGGGCGCACTCGGCTGGTTCTCCACCGCCAGCCTCGCCTTCGGCCTGGTCACCGCGGTGCTCGTCGTGATCCTGGTGCTGGTGCTGGGCATCGGCGTGCGCCCGCGGCCCGGCCAGGGCCTGGGCACGCGCCACCGCACGCCCATCATCTGGGGTGGCGGCGGTGGAGGCGGCTTCGGCGGCGGGTTCGGGGGCGGAGGCGGCGGCTTCTCGTCCGGCGGGGGCGGGGGCTTCGGCGGCGGCGGCGCGTCCGGAGGATGGTGA
- a CDS encoding TPM domain-containing protein: MNKLMRILRHRWWDEADTRRLLGEDALQRLEQRVQASEARHTGEIRLCIEGSLPMSYLWRNADARERALTMFGKLQVWDTEDNNGVLIYLLLVEHRIEIVADRALARRVDQGQWDAIVHGMCDTFRAGRIEEGLNRAIDAVTELLVQHFPLPAGQAGVNELADRPHVR; the protein is encoded by the coding sequence ATGAACAAGCTGATGCGCATCCTCAGGCACCGCTGGTGGGACGAGGCCGACACGCGCAGGCTGCTCGGCGAGGACGCCCTGCAGCGGCTCGAGCAGCGCGTGCAGGCCAGCGAGGCGCGGCACACCGGCGAGATCCGTCTGTGCATCGAGGGCAGCCTGCCGATGAGCTACCTGTGGCGCAATGCCGACGCGCGCGAACGGGCGCTGACGATGTTCGGCAAGCTGCAGGTCTGGGACACAGAGGACAACAACGGCGTGCTGATCTACCTGCTGCTGGTCGAGCACCGCATCGAGATCGTCGCCGACCGGGCGCTGGCGCGGCGCGTCGACCAGGGGCAGTGGGACGCGATCGTGCACGGCATGTGCGACACCTTCCGCGCCGGGCGCATCGAGGAAGGCCTGAACCGGGCCATCGACGCGGTCACCGAACTGCTGGTGCAGCACTTCCCGCTGCCGGCCGGCCAGGCCGGCGTCAACGAGCTGGCCGACCGGCCGCACGTGCGCTGA